The DNA region CGCGCCGTCTCCGGCGCGCCTTCGCGAACTGTTCGGACCTGCGGTCCTACGTCATCACAACGGTGTGGCTGACTCCGTTACCACCCGCACCACGTTGTCCACCACCTGCATGAACCCGCCGTCCACCTGGAAACGCTGCGCCGCGCCATCCAGCCGCAGCACGCCCTTGCCCAGCACCGTCATCAGCGGAGCGTGACCAGGCAGCACGCCCAGCTCACCATCCCAGCCCGGCGCCACCACCGCACTCGCCTGCCCCTCGAACAGGATCCGCTCCGGGGAGATGACCGAGACCGTCAGCATCAGGCCTTCGCCATCGCGTCGGCCTTCGCCATCAGGTCTTCCACGCCGCCGCACATGAAGAACGCCTGCTCCGGCAGGTGGTCGAACTCACCCGCGCAGAGACGGTCGAAGCTGCTGATCGTCTCCTCGAGCTTCACGAACTTGCCGCTGATGCCCGTGAACTGCTCGGCCACGTGGAACGGCTGCGACATGAAGCGCTGGATGCGGCGCGCACGCCCCACGATCTTCTTGTCGTCCTCGGACAGCTCGTCCATGCCGAGGATCGCGATGATGTCCTGCAGCTCCTTGTAGCGCTGCAGGATTCGCTGCGTCTCGATCGCCACGCGGTAGTGCCGCTCGCCGATGTACTGCTTGTCCAAGATGCGGCTGCTGGAGGCCAGCGGGTCCACGGCCGGGTAGATCCCGAGTTCCGAGATCGGGCGCGAGAGCACGACCGTGGCGTCGAGGTGCGCGAAGGCCGTCGCCGGCGCCGGGTCCGTGATGTCGTCGGCCGGCACGTAGATGGCCTGCACCGACGTGATCGAGCCGTTGCGCGTGGACGTGATGCGCTCCTGCAGGTCGCCCATCTCCGACGCCAGCGTCGGCTGGTAACCCACCGCGCTCGGCATGCGGCCGAGCAGGGCGGACACCTCGGAGCCGGCCTGCGTGAAGCGGAAGATGTTGTCCACGAACACCAGCACGTCGGCGTTCTCGGTGTCGCGGAAATACTCGGCCACCGTGAGGCCCGACAGCGCCACGCGCAGGCGCGCGCCCGGCGGCTCGTTCATCTGCCCGTAGACCAGCGCCACCTTGTCCAGGATGTTCGCCTCCTGGAACTCGAGGTACAGGTCGTTGCCCTCGCGCGTGCGCTCCCCCACGCCACAGAACACCGACTTGCCGCCGTGGGCCTTGGCGACGTTGTTGATCAGCTCCTGGATGACGACCGTCTTGCCCACGCCGGCGCCGCCGAAGAGGCCGATCTTGCCACCCTTCACGAACGGGGCGATCAGGTCGATGACCTTGATGCCCGTCTCGAAGATCTCGGTCTTCGGCTCGAGGTTCACGAAGTCGGGGCGCTTGCGGTGGATCGGCCAGCGCGGCGAGTCCGCCGGGATCTCGGCGCCGTTGTCGACCGGGTCACCGAGCACGTTCAGGATGCGCCCGAGCGCGGCCGCGCCCACCGGCACCATGATCGGGTTGCCCGTGTCGAGCACGTCCATGCCG from Gemmatimonadaceae bacterium includes:
- the atpD gene encoding F0F1 ATP synthase subunit beta → MAATATPAAVTGKVVQVIGPVLDVEFEADHLPELYNALRIDEVLPDGTHIKVTLEVQQHIGRNLVRTVAMSSTDSVVRGMDVLDTGNPIMVPVGAAALGRILNVLGDPVDNGAEIPADSPRWPIHRKRPDFVNLEPKTEIFETGIKVIDLIAPFVKGGKIGLFGGAGVGKTVVIQELINNVAKAHGGKSVFCGVGERTREGNDLYLEFQEANILDKVALVYGQMNEPPGARLRVALSGLTVAEYFRDTENADVLVFVDNIFRFTQAGSEVSALLGRMPSAVGYQPTLASEMGDLQERITSTRNGSITSVQAIYVPADDITDPAPATAFAHLDATVVLSRPISELGIYPAVDPLASSSRILDKQYIGERHYRVAIETQRILQRYKELQDIIAILGMDELSEDDKKIVGRARRIQRFMSQPFHVAEQFTGISGKFVKLEETISSFDRLCAGEFDHLPEQAFFMCGGVEDLMAKADAMAKA
- the atpC gene encoding ATP synthase F1 subunit epsilon gives rise to the protein MLTVSVISPERILFEGQASAVVAPGWDGELGVLPGHAPLMTVLGKGVLRLDGAAQRFQVDGGFMQVVDNVVRVVTESATPL